The genome window CGTCGCCTGGCCCGCGATGGCAGCTGGTGGTTACGTCTGCCGCAGGAGGACTGCTGCCAGGCGCTGGGGATACCACCAGGACTCAAGTATCAGAGTGATGGGGGGCCAGGCATCGCTGATCTGATGACGCTGCTGCGCGGCAGCCTGGCCCCCCAAGAGGATCGGATGCAGCTGTTCCGTTCTCTGCTGCTGTTCTGGCTGCTGGCCGCCATTGATGGGCATGCCAAGAACTTTTCCCTGATGCTGGGTGCTGGCGGAGCGTTTCGGCTCACACCTCTCTACGACGTGATTTCGGCCTACCCAGTGATCGGCAGAGGCGCCAACCAGCTGGCTCCCCAGAGGGTGACCATGGCAAGACAGTGGGGCATCGACCCTCAGGCAGCGACGCAGGCGATGGTTGAGATGGTGACCGCCACGACCGATGTGATGGCTGAAGTGACCAGCACCATCCCCGCCGGCTTTCCGAGTTCGGTGGCTGATCCGATTCTGGGCGGTCTGGAGGATGCCGCCCAGCGACTCTCCAAGGCCCTGGACTTAGGCACAAAGACGGAGGAGAGCCTCAGCAGCACGCCTGATACGTAACCGGGAGCACCGCGACTCCGGCCACTGGCGGGTGCCGGTGCCGATCGCCCGCTTCGTGGAGAAGCCCGATCTCGCCACGTCCGAGCCGTTCCTGGCGGCGGGACGCTTCACCTGGAACAGCGGCATGTTTCTGTTCCGTGCCAGCGCGATCCTGGCGGAACTGGAACGAAGTGCCCTTGCCCGCCCAACGGGGCGCTGGATCTGACCTCCATCCTCTGGCGGAGACCAGGCCGCCAACGCGAAGGCGGCTTCATGACCATGAGATCTCTCTGCCGAACGGCTGCTGAGCGTGGATGGGGGAGTGGCGTGTCGCTGGGGGCGGCAGCTGGTTCACAACCCGTGGATGCCGTCAGTTTTTGCCATAGGTGGCGACGTGATCTGGGGACATCGTCAGCAGGCCCAGGACGTCACCATCGCGATGGGCCGTAGCGCGGCGTCATGGGCTGATGCGTAGGGAATACACGGCGTTGATGTCATGGGGCGTTTGGATGCTCGTGATCCTCTCCCACCTGATGCCAGGGTGAGGTACGGCTGATTCCACGTCAACTGGCGAATCTTGTTCAGGATGTCCAGTGCGGCCTGGCGTTCAGGCTTCTGCCGTTTCAAATGCTGCAGTGTCAACAGATGCTCTTGAAACACCGGATTGTTCAGATCCAGCCTGACCTTTGCCTCAGGTGGTGTCTTCTGGCTGATGGCTGGCTGACCATGCGATCGCGGTTTCCAGGTCTGCTGCCGCTGCTGCCCCATGCAGCCAGCGTTCATTGTCAGGAATCACAGTCGCGATGCGCACGATCCAGACACCAGGCTCGCTTTCCTCATCGTGCGGCACGAACGGCACGGGTGTGCGTGCGCGTGCGGATCAGGTGGCGTCGACGTCTTTCCGCGGCGGTGAATCCATGGGGTTGTGCGAGCTGCGCTACCGGTATCGGATCCTCCAGCGTCCGCATGGGATGGCGAAGCCGTTGCGTGCTGGTGTTCTCCCGCACGGAGGTGGAGAACGACTTGCCCCATTGCAGCGGCACCGCCAGCCGCTACTCCGCCAGCAAGGCCGGCAGCGGTTACCTCGTAAACGCCTGACTCCACAACGACGGCCTTCCGGTGGTGATCCTCAAGGCGGCGGCCGGTGAGTTGATCCAGCTCTATGGCGACGGCCAGAACGTGCGCGACAGGCTGAATGTGGCCGACCACGTGAATGCCCTGCTGCTGACGGCCACGCAAGGCACTCTCGGACGGGCTTACTTCGTGGGAGGCCATGAGGAGCGAACCAACAAGCAGGTGTTGGAGGCCATCTGCGCTGATCTCGATCAGCTGGTGCCGGAAGATGCACCCCGCAGCCACCTGATCACACTGGTGAAGAATCGCCCCGGCCACGAGTGCCGCTCTGCCATTGACCCGACGCGCATCAAGGATGAGCCTGGCTGGCAGCCGCGCCACAGCTTTGAAACGGGCCTGGCGGCCAAAGTGCGCCTGTCTCTGGAGCACAAGGGGTGGTGCAGCCAAGTGCGTGATTGGGGTCGCTAAAGTGGCTATCGCCTGGGGGTACTGGCGGGTGAGAGCTGAGATGAGTGAGGCACTCCCCAAGTGATGTTCCGCGATGCGTGAACTTGGGGGTGACCAAGGCGACCGGCTGGGGTTGACTTCTATGGGCCAACAAGCAGCACGCAATCAGCAGCTGATGGACTGATGCAGTCACCTCTTCCGAGCCAAGCCCTTGCGGGAATCAATCCTGAATTCCTGCGTCGAGGATCGGCCACCAGCGGCCTGTTGCTGGTGTTGTTTCTGCTGCTGCACCTGGCGGGGGTTGCCCTGGCACCATGGGCTCCTGCACGGTTTGAGAGCTACGCAACCAGCCTGCATAGCAGCGGCTGGCTGCCACTGGCGGAAGTTGTGTTGCTCGCGGTAGCCCTGCTTCATCTGGGCCTGAGTGTGGCCCGTTGGCTGATCAACCGCCGT of Cyanobium sp. ATX 6F1 contains these proteins:
- a CDS encoding GDP-mannose 4,6-dehydratase; the protein is MVILKAAAGELIQLYGDGQNVRDRLNVADHVNALLLTATQGTLGRAYFVGGHEERTNKQVLEAICADLDQLVPEDAPRSHLITLVKNRPGHECRSAIDPTRIKDEPGWQPRHSFETGLAAKVRLSLEHKGWCSQVRDWGR